Proteins encoded within one genomic window of Kibdelosporangium phytohabitans:
- a CDS encoding alpha/beta fold hydrolase: MPTYQAADGVSLHYDVLGDGGPVVTLAGGAARHPSYLGDLAGLSGLLVPHLRGVGGSPLAGRASYWEQAADIESLREHLGLERLTIAAHSAGTRLTISYAAQYPERVERLLLITPPAAYLVAVPSDAPALIDARRGDPVLDAAIAVFESGPDLSTEDAYNAWALAMAPVSYAAWTENEQRHARTGRFALAAGEAFFSVAPPDDLAARLDAVTAPVMVVAGAKDCLTGLAPVVALADLFGNGEVAVIDDCGHYPWVERPSEFRAVADKFLT; encoded by the coding sequence GTGCCTACATACCAAGCCGCTGACGGTGTTTCGTTGCACTACGACGTCCTGGGGGACGGCGGTCCGGTTGTCACGCTCGCGGGCGGCGCGGCGAGGCATCCGAGTTATCTCGGGGACCTCGCCGGGCTTTCCGGTCTGCTCGTGCCGCACCTGCGTGGCGTCGGCGGGTCACCGCTGGCAGGCCGGGCGTCGTACTGGGAGCAGGCCGCGGACATCGAGTCGCTGCGTGAGCACCTCGGGCTGGAACGCCTGACGATCGCGGCGCACTCCGCGGGCACCAGGTTGACGATCTCGTACGCGGCGCAGTACCCGGAGCGCGTGGAACGCCTGCTGCTGATCACCCCGCCCGCCGCGTATCTCGTCGCCGTGCCCTCGGACGCGCCCGCGCTGATCGACGCCCGCCGCGGCGACCCGGTGCTCGACGCCGCGATCGCCGTGTTCGAATCCGGACCGGACCTGTCCACTGAGGACGCGTACAACGCGTGGGCGCTGGCGATGGCCCCGGTCAGCTACGCGGCGTGGACCGAGAACGAGCAGCGGCACGCGCGAACGGGCCGGTTCGCCCTGGCCGCCGGGGAGGCGTTCTTCAGCGTCGCGCCACCGGACGACCTGGCCGCACGCCTGGACGCGGTGACCGCCCCGGTCATGGTCGTGGCCGGTGCCAAGGACTGCCTCACCGGCTTGGCCCCGGTGGTCGCGTTGGCGGACCTGTTCGGAAACGGCGAGGTCGCGGTGATCGACGACTGCGGCCACTACCCGTGGGTCGAACGGCCCAGCGAATTCCGGGCAGTGGCCGACAAGTTCCTCACCTGA
- the rapZ gene encoding RNase adapter RapZ — translation MSESGIEVAVVTGLSGAGRSTAAKCLEDLGWFVVDNLPPELIATMVELGVQARGAITKVAVVMDVRSRAFTEDLSSVIKDLDNRGYKPRVLFLEATDELLIRRFEHVRRGHPMQGDGRLIDGIKAERHLLTPLREEADLILDTTSLSVHQLRAKIEDAFGGAEEMQTRVTVLSFGYKYGLPMDSDLVMDVRFLPNPFWIPELREQTGLDNEVRNYVLTQEGAEDFLERYHELLRLIGAGYRREGKRYLTLAIGCTGGKHRSVAMSEELATRLSKEDGVAVKVVHRDLGRE, via the coding sequence ATGTCTGAATCCGGGATCGAAGTGGCGGTGGTGACCGGCCTGTCCGGCGCGGGCCGCAGCACGGCGGCCAAGTGCCTGGAGGACCTCGGCTGGTTCGTCGTCGACAACCTGCCGCCGGAGCTGATCGCGACCATGGTCGAGCTCGGCGTGCAGGCGCGTGGCGCGATTACCAAGGTCGCGGTCGTGATGGACGTGCGCAGCCGCGCGTTCACCGAGGACCTGTCGTCGGTGATCAAGGACCTGGACAACCGCGGGTACAAGCCGCGCGTGCTGTTCCTCGAAGCGACCGACGAGCTGCTGATCCGGCGGTTCGAGCACGTCCGCCGCGGCCACCCGATGCAGGGCGACGGCAGGCTGATCGACGGCATCAAGGCCGAGCGGCACCTGCTGACGCCGTTGCGCGAGGAAGCCGACCTGATCCTGGACACCACCTCGCTGTCGGTGCACCAGCTGCGCGCCAAGATCGAGGACGCGTTCGGCGGCGCGGAGGAGATGCAGACCCGCGTGACGGTGTTGTCGTTCGGCTACAAGTACGGCCTGCCGATGGACTCCGACCTGGTGATGGACGTCCGGTTCCTGCCGAACCCGTTCTGGATCCCCGAGCTGCGCGAGCAGACCGGGCTGGACAACGAGGTCCGCAACTACGTGCTGACCCAGGAGGGCGCCGAGGACTTCCTCGAGCGCTACCACGAGCTGCTCCGGCTGATCGGCGCCGGATACCGCCGTGAGGGCAAGCGGTACCTCACCCTGGCCATCGGCTGCACCGGCGGCAAGCACCGCAGTGTGGCGATGTCCGAAGAGCTGGCGACGAGGTTGTCCAAAGAGGACGGTGTAGCGGTGAAGGTCGTGCACCGGGATTTGGGGCGCGAGTGA
- the tpiA gene encoding triose-phosphate isomerase → MARTPLIAGNWKMNLNHLEAIALVQKIAFSLPEKYYAKVEVAVLPPFTAIRAVQNVIEGDKLQIKHGAQDVAPHDSGAYTGDISGPMLAKLGCQYVVVGHSERREYHEESDELINKKVKQAIKHGITPILCVGEKLDVREAAGHVAHCNDQLVADLKGLKAEQVAKVVIAYEPVWAIGTGKVATPADAQEVCGALRKQLEEKYGAEVAGSVRVLYGGSVKSGNISDLIAQPDVDGALVGGASLDGEEFTKLSAMAAGGPFV, encoded by the coding sequence ATGGCCCGCACGCCGCTGATCGCAGGCAACTGGAAGATGAACCTCAACCACCTCGAGGCCATCGCACTGGTGCAGAAGATCGCTTTCTCGCTGCCGGAGAAGTACTACGCCAAGGTCGAGGTCGCGGTCCTGCCGCCGTTCACCGCGATCCGCGCCGTGCAGAACGTGATCGAGGGCGACAAGCTCCAGATCAAGCACGGGGCCCAGGACGTGGCCCCGCACGACTCGGGCGCGTACACCGGTGACATCTCCGGCCCGATGCTGGCCAAGCTCGGCTGCCAGTACGTCGTGGTCGGGCACTCCGAGCGCCGCGAGTACCACGAGGAAAGCGACGAGCTGATCAACAAGAAGGTCAAGCAGGCCATCAAGCACGGCATCACGCCCATCCTGTGCGTCGGCGAGAAGCTCGACGTGCGCGAGGCGGCCGGGCACGTGGCGCACTGCAACGACCAGCTCGTCGCCGACCTCAAAGGCCTCAAGGCCGAGCAGGTCGCCAAGGTCGTGATCGCCTACGAGCCGGTGTGGGCCATCGGCACCGGCAAGGTGGCCACCCCCGCTGACGCGCAGGAAGTGTGCGGTGCGCTGCGCAAACAGCTGGAGGAGAAGTACGGCGCCGAGGTCGCGGGTTCGGTGCGCGTGCTCTACGGCGGCTCGGTCAAGTCGGGCAACATCTCCGACCTGATCGCGCAGCCCGACGTCGACGGCGCGTTGGTCGGCGGCGCGAGCCTGGACGGCGAGGAATTCACGAAGCTTTCCGCGATGGCCGCGGGCGGACCCTTCGTGTAA
- a CDS encoding gluconeogenesis factor YvcK family protein, protein MRSGSTGPALDSPRVVALGGGHGLHATLGALREITPHVTAVVTVADDGGSSGRLRRELGMLPPGDLRKALVALAGADDNAKLWNSVFQHRFGGTGALAGHAIGNLVLSGLIEVLGDPVAALDEAARMLGITGRVLPMSCEPLDIEADVEGLDEDPAAVRRIRGQVAVATTPGRVRRIGVQTSTGDVPTACPEALAAVRSADLVVLGPGSWFTSVLPHLLVPELHRALVETKATRVVVLNLVPQPGETAGFSPEQHLDVLCEHAPELRVDAVVADANAVPTPDRLRTAAAALGARAHLAPVATPGAPDRHDPGALARSLRHALAGTTSVGGQEMVGYAGREPGGGEEDTWR, encoded by the coding sequence GTGAGAAGTGGGTCCACGGGGCCGGCGCTGGACAGCCCGCGGGTGGTCGCGCTCGGCGGTGGTCACGGCCTGCACGCCACGCTCGGCGCGCTGCGCGAGATCACCCCGCACGTGACAGCCGTGGTCACCGTCGCGGACGACGGCGGCTCCTCGGGCCGGTTGCGCCGGGAACTGGGCATGCTCCCACCCGGCGACCTGCGCAAGGCGTTGGTCGCCCTCGCGGGCGCCGACGACAACGCCAAGCTGTGGAACTCGGTGTTCCAGCACCGCTTCGGCGGCACGGGCGCGCTGGCCGGGCACGCGATCGGCAACCTGGTGCTGTCCGGCCTGATCGAGGTGCTCGGCGACCCGGTCGCCGCGCTCGACGAAGCCGCGCGGATGCTCGGCATCACCGGCCGGGTGCTGCCGATGTCGTGCGAGCCGCTGGACATCGAGGCCGACGTGGAAGGCCTCGACGAGGACCCGGCGGCGGTCCGCCGCATCCGCGGCCAGGTGGCCGTGGCCACGACACCCGGCCGGGTCAGGCGCATCGGCGTGCAGACCAGCACCGGGGATGTGCCGACCGCATGTCCGGAGGCACTGGCCGCGGTCCGTTCGGCGGACCTGGTGGTGCTCGGCCCGGGGTCGTGGTTCACCAGCGTGCTGCCGCACCTGCTGGTACCGGAGCTGCACCGTGCGCTTGTCGAGACGAAAGCGACACGTGTGGTCGTTCTCAACCTTGTACCGCAACCGGGTGAGACGGCAGGGTTCTCACCTGAGCAACATCTGGACGTACTCTGCGAGCACGCTCCAGAGCTCCGTGTGGACGCGGTCGTCGCCGACGCGAACGCGGTGCCGACGCCGGACCGGCTGCGGACTGCCGCTGCCGCGCTCGGCGCGCGGGCGCACCTGGCACCGGTGGCGACACCGGGGGCGCCGGATCGTCACGATCCGGGCGCGCTCGCGCGGAGTTTGAGGCACGCGTTAGCCGGAACGACGAGCGTGGGCGGCCAGGAGATGGTGGGATACGCGGGGCGCGAGCCCGGCGGGGGAGAGGAGGACACGTGGCGATGA
- a CDS encoding sensor histidine kinase, producing MVTHTLTTGHAGEVAHQVTRARNPYANLDRFKRIHRHPTARGIALDALAVVVAVLDVWLVIPSKAQPYSIVLSGIACAALVLRRRFPFLAVLVTIPGFLAGWAQIAAMIALFTLARRKLWMWQTMAAGALVFASRYVLWPLPDFADLSWRQHILRGIYGVLMAGMPIALGLLMALRKQLSDRLADLAESREREQRLHEQTIRSAERASLAREMHDVVSHQVTLIAMQAGALAVSAHDEESRQGANTIRQLSKRTLDELRDLVGVLRSGAVDDGVHPGLEELPQLLRNSEVPVELAEQKVPDFVPPAVSRAAYRTVQESLTNIHKHSPGAKAMIRVFPCGSALIVEVVNDEADPEMAHSGRLPSGGHGLLGVRERAALLGGTFHAGHTPDGGFRVCVTYPMDTS from the coding sequence GTGGTCACGCACACTTTGACAACCGGGCACGCGGGGGAAGTGGCCCACCAGGTCACGCGCGCCCGAAATCCATACGCCAACCTCGACCGCTTCAAACGGATCCACCGCCATCCGACCGCGAGGGGTATCGCTCTCGACGCCCTGGCGGTCGTCGTCGCGGTGCTCGACGTCTGGCTGGTGATCCCCAGCAAGGCGCAGCCGTACTCGATCGTGCTGTCCGGCATCGCCTGCGCCGCCCTGGTCTTACGCAGACGGTTCCCGTTCCTGGCCGTACTGGTCACCATCCCCGGTTTCCTCGCGGGCTGGGCCCAGATCGCGGCGATGATCGCGCTGTTCACCCTGGCGCGGCGAAAGCTGTGGATGTGGCAGACGATGGCCGCCGGAGCGCTGGTGTTCGCGTCCCGGTACGTGCTGTGGCCGTTGCCCGACTTCGCCGACCTGAGCTGGCGCCAGCACATCCTGCGCGGCATCTACGGCGTGCTGATGGCCGGCATGCCGATCGCCCTCGGCCTGCTGATGGCACTGCGCAAGCAGCTGTCGGACCGGCTGGCCGACCTGGCCGAGAGCCGCGAACGAGAACAGCGGCTGCACGAGCAGACCATCCGCTCCGCCGAGCGGGCCAGCCTCGCCCGCGAGATGCACGACGTCGTGTCCCACCAGGTCACGTTGATCGCCATGCAGGCGGGAGCGCTCGCGGTCTCCGCGCACGACGAGGAATCGCGGCAAGGCGCCAACACGATCAGGCAGCTCAGCAAACGCACCCTGGACGAACTGCGTGACCTGGTCGGGGTGCTGCGATCCGGCGCGGTCGACGACGGCGTGCACCCCGGCCTGGAGGAGCTGCCGCAGCTGCTGCGCAACTCCGAGGTCCCGGTCGAACTGGCCGAGCAGAAGGTGCCCGACTTCGTGCCGCCCGCGGTCTCGCGTGCGGCGTACCGGACAGTGCAGGAGTCGCTGACCAACATCCACAAGCACTCGCCCGGCGCCAAAGCCATGATCCGCGTGTTCCCGTGCGGTTCGGCGCTGATCGTCGAAGTGGTCAACGACGAGGCCGACCCCGAGATGGCGCACTCCGGCAGGCTCCCGTCCGGCGGGCACGGCCTGCTCGGGGTGCGGGAACGGGCGGCGCTGCTCGGCGGCACCTTCCACGCCGGGCACACCCCGGACGGCGGGTTCCGCGTCTGCGTCACCTACCCAATGGACACCTCGTGA
- a CDS encoding RNA polymerase-binding protein RbpA: protein MAGGNAIRGTRVGAGPMGESERGESAPRRRVSYWCANGHESRPSFAVDAEEPESWDCPRCGLPGGRDQQAPPNAPRNEPYKTHLAYVKERRSDADGEAILAEALAKLRAQREG, encoded by the coding sequence ATGGCTGGTGGTAACGCGATCCGGGGTACCCGGGTCGGCGCTGGACCTATGGGCGAATCGGAACGCGGTGAGTCCGCTCCGCGTCGCCGAGTGTCCTACTGGTGTGCGAACGGGCACGAGTCCCGTCCGTCGTTCGCGGTCGACGCGGAGGAGCCGGAGTCGTGGGACTGCCCGCGCTGTGGCCTGCCGGGTGGTCGTGACCAGCAAGCGCCGCCCAACGCGCCTCGGAACGAGCCGTACAAGACTCACCTGGCGTACGTCAAGGAGCGCAGGTCGGACGCTGACGGCGAGGCGATCCTCGCCGAGGCGCTGGCCAAGCTCCGCGCACAGCGCGAGGGCTGA
- a CDS encoding Rieske (2Fe-2S) protein: MPDPTRRTVVCGLLAGLVAPVSLAACSSADTPPPAAPPANGGATSGGSSGGATALAKLSDVPVGSGKIVNGGPGKVLLVRSSETEVRGFDPVCPHAGVAVSPPKGGTITCPGHGSVFDASTGAMKKGPATTGLTAVAVKIEGDSIVTA; the protein is encoded by the coding sequence TTGCCGGACCCCACTCGCCGCACTGTCGTGTGCGGCCTGCTAGCCGGTCTGGTCGCGCCGGTCTCGCTCGCCGCCTGCTCGTCCGCTGACACCCCGCCACCAGCCGCGCCACCCGCCAACGGCGGCGCCACGAGCGGTGGTTCGAGTGGCGGCGCCACCGCGTTGGCCAAGTTGTCCGACGTACCCGTCGGCAGCGGCAAGATCGTCAACGGCGGACCTGGCAAGGTCCTGCTGGTGCGGTCGAGCGAGACCGAAGTGCGCGGCTTCGACCCCGTCTGCCCGCACGCCGGTGTGGCCGTCAGCCCGCCGAAGGGCGGCACGATCACGTGTCCCGGCCACGGCAGCGTGTTCGACGCGTCGACCGGCGCGATGAAGAAAGGCCCCGCCACGACCGGCCTGACCGCTGTCGCCGTGAAGATCGAGGGCGACTCGATCGTCACCGCGTAG
- a CDS encoding phosphoglycerate kinase — protein sequence MKTLADLLAEGVSGRRVLVRADLNVPLDGETITDDGRVRASLPTLQQLTAAGARVVVAAHLGRPKGEPDPKFSLKPVAKRLGELLGSEVKLAADVTGESAKATVESLADGEVALLENIRFDARETSKDEAARGALADELAAFADAFVSDGFGVVHRKQASVYDVAKRLPRYAGGLVLAEVEVLRKLTDDTDRPYVVVLGGAKVSDKLGVIANLLTKVDRLLIGGGMAYTFLKAQGHEVGQSLLQADQLDQVKGFLDEAAKRGVDLVLPVDVLAATEFAPDAPHEVVAADAIPADRQGLDIGPESRELFASKLADAATVFWNGPMGVFEFEAFSGGTRAVAQALVDGKSFSVVGGGDSAAAVRQLGLPEDGFSHISTGGGASLEFLEGKELPGVQVLED from the coding sequence ATGAAGACCCTGGCTGATTTGCTGGCCGAGGGTGTGTCGGGTCGGCGCGTGCTCGTGCGCGCCGACCTGAACGTCCCTCTGGACGGCGAGACGATCACCGACGACGGCCGCGTGCGTGCCTCACTGCCCACACTCCAGCAGCTCACGGCCGCGGGCGCCCGTGTCGTCGTCGCCGCCCACCTGGGCCGCCCCAAGGGCGAGCCGGACCCGAAGTTCTCCCTCAAGCCGGTCGCCAAGCGCCTCGGTGAGCTGCTCGGCAGCGAGGTCAAGCTCGCCGCCGACGTCACCGGCGAGTCCGCCAAGGCCACTGTCGAGTCGCTGGCCGACGGCGAGGTCGCGCTGCTGGAGAACATCCGCTTCGACGCGCGCGAGACGAGCAAGGACGAGGCCGCGCGCGGCGCGCTGGCCGACGAGCTCGCGGCCTTCGCGGACGCGTTCGTCTCCGACGGCTTCGGTGTCGTGCACCGCAAGCAGGCGTCGGTGTACGACGTGGCCAAGCGTCTCCCGCGCTACGCGGGTGGCCTGGTGCTCGCCGAGGTCGAGGTGCTGCGCAAGCTCACGGACGACACCGATCGCCCGTATGTCGTCGTGCTCGGCGGTGCGAAGGTGTCCGACAAGCTCGGCGTCATCGCCAACCTGCTGACGAAGGTCGACCGGCTGCTGATCGGTGGCGGCATGGCGTACACGTTCCTCAAGGCCCAGGGGCACGAGGTCGGTCAGTCGCTGCTCCAGGCCGACCAGCTCGACCAGGTCAAGGGCTTCCTCGACGAGGCCGCCAAGCGCGGTGTCGACCTCGTGCTGCCGGTGGACGTGCTGGCCGCGACGGAGTTCGCGCCGGACGCGCCGCACGAGGTCGTCGCGGCGGACGCGATCCCGGCCGACCGGCAGGGCCTGGACATCGGCCCCGAGTCGCGTGAGCTGTTCGCCTCGAAGCTGGCCGACGCGGCCACCGTGTTCTGGAACGGCCCGATGGGCGTGTTCGAGTTCGAGGCGTTCTCCGGCGGCACCCGCGCGGTGGCGCAGGCGCTGGTGGACGGCAAGTCGTTCAGCGTCGTCGGCGGCGGCGACTCGGCCGCGGCCGTGCGGCAGCTCGGCCTGCCCGAGGACGGTTTCTCGCACATCTCGACCGGCGGCGGGGCGTCGCTGGAATTCCTCGAGGGCAAAGAACTGCCCGGCGTCCAGGTTCTGGAGGACTGA
- the secG gene encoding preprotein translocase subunit SecG yields MELALKIGLVATSVLLILLVLLHRGRGGGLSSLFGGGMQSSLSGSSVVEKNLDRATLVVGVIWLICIVGLGLLIKIA; encoded by the coding sequence ATGGAACTGGCTCTTAAAATCGGTTTGGTCGCCACGAGCGTGCTCTTGATCCTCCTGGTGCTGCTGCACCGCGGCCGTGGCGGTGGTCTGTCGTCGCTGTTCGGTGGCGGTATGCAGTCGAGCCTGTCGGGGTCGAGCGTGGTCGAGAAGAACCTCGACCGGGCCACGCTGGTGGTCGGTGTCATCTGGCTGATCTGCATCGTCGGGCTCGGGTTGCTGATCAAGATCGCGTGA
- the whiA gene encoding DNA-binding protein WhiA, giving the protein MAMTAAVKDELSRLAVSKTCCRRAEVSSLLRFAGGLHIVGGRVVVEAELDTGSAARRLRKEIHELYGHHADVHVITSGGLRKGTRYVVRVVKDGDGLARQTGLLDPRGRPVRGLPAAVVSGGVCDAEAAWRGAFLAHGSLTEPGRSSALEVTCPGPEAALALVGAARRLGIQAKSREVRGADRVVIRDGDAIGALLTRLGAHSSVLAWEERRMRREVRATANRLANFDDANLRRSARAAVAAAARVQRAMEILGPEAPEHLTAAGKLRLANRQASLEELGQLAEPPMTKDAVAGRIRRLLAMADKRAKDLGLPPTESAVTAEMLEEEV; this is encoded by the coding sequence GTGGCGATGACCGCGGCAGTCAAGGACGAGCTCAGCAGACTGGCTGTGTCCAAGACATGCTGTCGCCGTGCGGAAGTGTCCTCCCTGCTTCGTTTCGCGGGTGGGTTGCACATCGTCGGCGGCCGCGTCGTTGTCGAAGCCGAACTGGACACCGGTTCGGCGGCGAGACGACTGCGCAAGGAGATCCACGAGCTCTACGGCCACCACGCCGACGTGCACGTGATCACGTCCGGTGGCCTGCGCAAAGGCACCAGGTACGTGGTGCGCGTCGTGAAGGACGGTGACGGGCTGGCCAGGCAGACGGGCCTGCTCGACCCGCGCGGCCGTCCCGTGCGCGGACTGCCCGCGGCCGTGGTGTCCGGCGGCGTCTGCGACGCTGAAGCCGCGTGGCGTGGCGCCTTCCTCGCGCACGGTTCGCTGACCGAGCCCGGCCGGTCCTCCGCGCTCGAGGTCACGTGCCCGGGGCCGGAAGCGGCGCTGGCGCTGGTCGGCGCCGCCCGCAGGCTCGGCATCCAGGCCAAGTCGCGTGAGGTGCGCGGCGCGGACCGGGTCGTCATCCGCGACGGTGACGCGATCGGCGCGCTGCTGACCAGGCTCGGCGCGCACTCCTCCGTGCTGGCCTGGGAAGAGCGCCGGATGCGCCGCGAGGTCCGCGCGACGGCCAACCGCCTGGCGAACTTCGACGACGCGAACCTCCGCCGCTCCGCCCGCGCCGCCGTCGCCGCGGCTGCCCGCGTGCAGCGCGCGATGGAGATCCTCGGCCCCGAGGCGCCGGAACACCTGACTGCGGCGGGCAAGCTCCGCCTGGCCAACCGGCAGGCGTCACTGGAGGAACTCGGCCAGCTCGCCGAGCCCCCGATGACCAAGGACGCCGTCGCCGGCCGGATCCGCCGCCTGCTCGCCATGGCCGACAAGCGCGCGAAGGACCTCGGCCTGCCGCCGACCGAGTCGGCGGTCACCGCGGAGATGCTGGAGGAAGAGGTCTAG
- the gap gene encoding type I glyceraldehyde-3-phosphate dehydrogenase, whose amino-acid sequence MTVRVGVNGFGRIGRNFWRAVEASDHDIEIVAFNDLGDVATMAHLLKYDSILGRLPYDVSVSDEGIVVDGKTIKALAERDPGKLPWKDLGVDVVVESTGFFTNAADARKHVDEGGAKKVIISAPAKGEDLTVVLGANEGKYDGSQTVISNASCTTNCLAPLAKVLHDTFTVERGLMTTIHAYTQDQNLQDAPHKDLRRARAAALNVVPTSTGAAKAIGLVLPELQGKLDGYALRVPVPTGSATDLTVNVGRDTTVDEVNAAFKAAADGALKGILRYNTDPIVSADIVTDPASCIFDAPLTKVIGNQVKVVGWYDNEWGYSNRLADLVTLVASKIG is encoded by the coding sequence GTGACGGTCCGAGTAGGTGTCAACGGCTTCGGTCGGATCGGCCGGAACTTCTGGCGAGCCGTTGAGGCGAGCGACCACGACATCGAGATCGTGGCGTTCAACGACCTGGGCGACGTCGCCACCATGGCTCACCTCCTGAAGTACGACAGCATCCTCGGCCGTCTCCCGTACGACGTGAGCGTGTCCGACGAGGGCATCGTCGTCGACGGGAAGACCATCAAGGCGCTGGCCGAGCGCGACCCCGGCAAGCTGCCGTGGAAGGACCTCGGCGTGGACGTCGTGGTCGAGTCCACCGGCTTCTTCACCAACGCCGCCGACGCGCGCAAGCACGTCGACGAGGGTGGCGCCAAGAAGGTCATCATCTCCGCCCCGGCCAAGGGCGAGGACCTGACGGTCGTCCTCGGCGCGAACGAGGGCAAGTACGACGGCTCGCAGACCGTCATCTCCAACGCGTCCTGCACCACCAACTGCCTCGCGCCGCTGGCCAAGGTCCTGCACGACACGTTCACCGTCGAGCGCGGCCTGATGACCACCATCCACGCGTACACGCAGGACCAGAACCTGCAGGACGCCCCGCACAAGGACCTGCGCCGCGCCCGCGCCGCCGCGCTGAACGTCGTGCCGACGTCCACCGGTGCCGCCAAGGCCATCGGCCTGGTGCTGCCGGAGCTGCAGGGCAAGCTGGACGGCTACGCGCTGCGCGTGCCCGTGCCCACCGGCTCGGCCACCGACCTCACGGTCAACGTCGGCCGCGACACCACGGTGGACGAGGTCAACGCCGCGTTCAAGGCCGCCGCCGACGGCGCGCTGAAGGGCATCCTGCGCTACAACACGGACCCGATCGTGTCGGCCGACATCGTCACCGACCCGGCGTCCTGCATCTTCGACGCCCCGCTGACCAAGGTCATCGGCAACCAGGTCAAGGTTGTCGGCTGGTACGACAACGAGTGGGGTTACTCCAACCGCCTCGCGGACCTGGTCACCCTGGTCGCCTCGAAGATCGGCTGA
- a CDS encoding LLM class flavin-dependent oxidoreductase: MRWSQLAETLCVPQPISSPRPRIMIGGGGERKTLRLVARYADECNLFFQLGLDEIRRKLDVLRVHCEAVGRDCGTVGRTTAGAGESLSGAGLDAFTTQMSQYAKIGVDTVILVPRRAYARPSGCGSTSAPPPSAHRPQLARPLRPLSRGHGSVR; the protein is encoded by the coding sequence GTGCGCTGGTCACAGCTCGCGGAGACCCTCTGCGTCCCCCAGCCGATCAGCTCACCGCGGCCGCGGATCATGATCGGCGGCGGTGGCGAGCGCAAGACGTTGCGGCTGGTCGCGCGGTACGCCGACGAGTGCAACCTCTTCTTCCAGCTCGGCCTCGACGAGATCAGGCGCAAGCTGGACGTGCTGCGTGTGCACTGCGAGGCCGTCGGCCGTGACTGCGGCACGGTCGGCAGGACGACCGCCGGCGCCGGTGAATCGCTCAGCGGCGCCGGGCTGGACGCGTTCACCACGCAGATGTCCCAGTACGCCAAGATCGGCGTGGACACCGTGATCCTGGTGCCCCGGCGGGCGTACGCCCGTCCGAGTGGGTGCGGGAGCACATCGGCCCCGCCGCCCAGCGCTCACCGCCCTCAGCTGGCGCGACCACTGCGGCCTTTGTCGCGTGGGCACGGCTCGGTCAGGTGA